A genomic window from Paucibacter sp. KCTC 42545 includes:
- a CDS encoding TonB-dependent receptor has protein sequence MNTSTEKRMQAKAQQRETFQVKQVAIGCAVLMMAAGAFAQQAASSEKLETVTVTGIRKGIEAAISVKKNSDSIVEAVSAEDIGKLPDNSIAESIARLPGLSAQRAAGRAQVISVRGLSPDFATSLLNGREMVSTGDNRSVEFDQFPSELLSGVTVYKTPDAGLIGQGLSGTLDMQTVRPLNFGSRVVSIGARVSQNSLGKAANSSDRGNRLSASYIDQFANRTIGVVLGYAHLETPVQENQVGLYEPWQQIKTGWRPGVADGTYYSDGIKALRRTGVTKRDGLMATIEFRPSADWSSVIDLYHTQAKQEDTANQFEVNLSGYNGGFTPGLNVTSPIINANGTFGGGTISGLYPLVRGMYNKREDKINALGWNNKFKAAGVNWLADASYSKATREELNLENNLQLPPSNATTAPLDTLKLNVVSGGFSTLNPSLSYSDPSKLLLRGTIYGSGYGKTPSVEDELKSLKFGGSLPAPAFASSFLSEVQFGLNYADRSKKKRQPEGNINLGAQGETAVGSEFQYGQVDLGFAGVGNIPAWNVPGAVDKYMTFKPSATAFPYLVAKAWDVNEKITTGYLKGDIDTNWGGISVRGNVGVQVQHTDQSSTAIRLTDGANPKPVTDGKTYTDALPSMNLVFGLSDDQTVRMALAKQVARPRVDQLRSALEFGVGDNPDVNGVRKPGASGGNSRLDPWRAVAFDMSYEKYFGTKAYVAAAYFYKDLQSYIYTQTNPNYDFSAYIADAKPIPGTTIASKGDYTAPYNGNGGRLQGIELSASLPLQMVSPVLKGFGIVASASFTDSNIAIKDPDSASSVGSGNITLPGLSKQVYNLTAYYEADGFEFRISQRKRSDFIGEIGNFNGNRTLRYVVGESIVDAQIGYSFNTGAMKGLGLQLQVNNLGDTAYQTYAGTKDRPLEYLKWGRSVMLGASYKF, from the coding sequence CGTCACCGTCACCGGCATCCGCAAGGGTATCGAAGCGGCCATCTCGGTGAAGAAGAACTCCGACTCCATCGTCGAAGCCGTTTCCGCCGAAGACATCGGCAAGTTGCCCGACAACAGCATCGCTGAGTCCATCGCCCGTTTGCCAGGCCTGTCGGCCCAGCGCGCGGCGGGTCGCGCCCAAGTGATCAGCGTGCGCGGCTTGTCGCCCGACTTCGCCACCAGCTTGCTGAACGGCCGCGAGATGGTCAGCACCGGTGACAACCGCAGCGTCGAGTTCGACCAGTTTCCGTCCGAGCTGCTGAGCGGCGTGACCGTTTACAAGACGCCCGACGCAGGCTTGATCGGCCAAGGCTTGTCCGGCACGCTGGACATGCAAACCGTTCGCCCGCTGAACTTCGGCAGCCGCGTGGTTTCCATCGGCGCCCGCGTGTCGCAGAACTCCCTGGGCAAGGCGGCGAATTCCTCGGACCGCGGCAATCGTTTGAGCGCCAGCTATATCGACCAGTTTGCCAACCGCACCATCGGCGTCGTGCTGGGCTATGCCCACCTTGAGACCCCGGTGCAGGAAAACCAGGTCGGCCTGTACGAGCCCTGGCAGCAGATCAAGACCGGCTGGCGTCCTGGCGTGGCCGACGGCACCTATTACTCGGACGGTATCAAGGCCCTGCGCCGCACCGGCGTGACCAAGCGTGATGGCTTGATGGCCACGATCGAGTTCCGCCCTTCGGCCGACTGGAGCAGTGTGATTGATCTGTATCACACCCAGGCCAAGCAAGAAGACACGGCCAACCAATTCGAAGTCAACCTGAGCGGCTACAACGGCGGCTTTACGCCGGGCCTGAACGTGACTTCGCCGATCATCAATGCCAACGGCACTTTCGGCGGCGGCACGATCAGCGGCCTCTACCCGCTGGTGCGCGGCATGTACAACAAGCGCGAGGACAAGATCAACGCGCTGGGCTGGAACAATAAGTTCAAGGCCGCTGGCGTGAACTGGCTGGCCGATGCCAGCTACTCCAAGGCCACGCGTGAAGAGCTGAATCTCGAAAACAATTTGCAACTGCCGCCGAGCAATGCGACAACGGCACCGCTGGACACCCTCAAGCTCAATGTGGTGAGCGGTGGCTTCTCCACCCTGAACCCCAGCCTGAGCTATTCGGATCCGAGCAAGCTGCTGCTGCGCGGCACGATTTACGGCTCCGGCTACGGCAAGACGCCCAGCGTGGAAGACGAGCTCAAGAGCCTGAAGTTCGGTGGCAGCCTGCCGGCACCGGCCTTCGCCAGCTCCTTCTTGTCCGAAGTGCAATTCGGCCTGAACTACGCCGACCGTTCCAAGAAAAAGCGCCAGCCTGAAGGCAATATCAATCTCGGCGCGCAAGGCGAAACCGCCGTCGGCTCCGAGTTCCAGTACGGTCAGGTTGACCTCGGCTTTGCCGGCGTTGGCAACATCCCTGCTTGGAATGTGCCTGGCGCGGTTGATAAATACATGACGTTCAAGCCCAGCGCTACCGCCTTCCCCTATCTGGTGGCCAAGGCCTGGGACGTCAACGAGAAGATCACCACCGGCTACCTGAAGGGTGACATCGACACCAACTGGGGCGGCATCTCGGTGCGCGGCAATGTGGGCGTGCAAGTTCAGCACACTGACCAATCTTCCACCGCCATTCGCTTGACCGATGGCGCCAACCCCAAGCCGGTGACTGATGGCAAGACCTACACCGATGCGCTGCCCAGCATGAACTTGGTGTTTGGCCTGAGTGATGATCAGACCGTGCGCATGGCCCTGGCCAAGCAGGTGGCACGTCCGCGTGTCGATCAGCTGCGCTCGGCCCTGGAGTTCGGCGTGGGCGACAACCCCGATGTCAACGGTGTGCGCAAGCCCGGTGCCAGCGGTGGTAACTCGCGCCTGGACCCCTGGCGTGCGGTGGCTTTCGACATGTCTTACGAGAAGTACTTCGGCACCAAGGCTTATGTGGCTGCCGCTTATTTCTACAAAGACCTGCAGAGCTATATCTACACCCAGACCAACCCGAACTACGACTTCTCGGCCTATATCGCCGATGCCAAGCCGATTCCGGGCACCACCATCGCCAGCAAGGGTGACTACACCGCGCCTTACAACGGCAATGGTGGCCGTCTGCAAGGTATCGAGCTGTCAGCCTCGCTGCCTCTGCAAATGGTCAGCCCAGTGCTGAAGGGCTTTGGCATCGTGGCCAGCGCCAGCTTCACCGACAGCAATATCGCGATCAAGGATCCGGATAGCGCCAGCAGCGTGGGTTCGGGCAACATCACCCTGCCGGGCCTGTCCAAGCAGGTCTACAACCTGACGGCCTACTACGAGGCCGACGGCTTCGAGTTCCGCATCAGCCAGCGCAAGCGTTCCGACTTCATCGGTGAAATCGGCAACTTCAACGGCAACCGCACCCTGCGCTATGTGGTGGGTGAAAGCATCGTCGACGCGCAAATCGGCTACAGCTTCAATACCGGCGCGATGAAGGGCTTGGGCTTGCAATTGCAAGTGAATAATCTGGGCGACACGGCGTACCAGACCTACGCCGGCACCAAGGATCGTCCGTTGGAATACCTGAAGTGGGGCCGCTCCGTGATGCTGGGCGCCAGCTACAAGTTCTAA